TCTGAAAACCTGCGAAGAATCCGGGCAGGCCATGGGGGAAGAGGCCGCCGGGCCGGTCCCATAGGTGGGTGAATGAGGCTTTGATGCCTTCGGGTGAGGTGAATCCAACAACTGCCAGGAAGATCCCTAGCGCGATGAGTACGACGATCGCGATGACTTTGATGATGGCGAACCAGAATTCGAGTTCACCGAAGAGTTTGACTGTCAGGAGATTCAAGCCCAGAAGGCCTAAGAGAGTGATGAGGGATAGGGCGATTGCTAGTGGGGTCAAGACGTCGGGGTCGGGGCCGTGGACCCAAAAGTTCCAATAGCCAGCCACGGCGATGACGTCGGCCATGCCGGTGACGACCCAGCAGAGCCAGTAGGTCCATCCGGAGAAAAACCCAGCCCAGGGGCCGAGGAATTCGGCAGCGAAGTCTTGGAATGACTTGTATTCGAGGTTGTGCAGGAGTAGTTCGCCCATGGCGCGCATGACGAAGAAGAGCATCACGCCGATGATGAGGTAGACGAACATGATGGATGGTCCAGCGACGCTGATGGTTTTGCCTGAACCCATGAACAGGCCGGTACCGATAGCGCCACCGATGGCGATGAGTTGGATGTGGCGGTTGGTGAGGCTTCGCTCCAGGGTTATCTGGGCATCGCTGTGGCCGCTGAAGTGGTGGGCGCTGTGGCTGCCCTGGGGTGGGGTATCAGTCATTTGCCATCGCATTCTCGTGAGGGCACGGCGGGTGCACCGTGGTGGGGGTCACATCGTTGTGACACCAGTAACACGCATTAAATAACGAATGACTGGTTGGTGGCACGAAACTGCGCAATGAGATATCTGGGTTTCGGTGATGGTGTGTATGCATGAGAACGGGCCCGTCTCGGGAAAGGAGAGGTGTTCTCCCTAGAGACGGGCCCGCGTTCTCGAGCGCGTGTCAGCGCAGTTTGTCGGCGGCTTTGAGCGCGGCCGGGGCGTTTACTTCACCGTGTCCGAAGTAGTTGGTGAGTTTTCCTTTGGCGCGGCAGGGCTGCTCGGTGCTGATCTTCCCGGACTTGGCGCAGGTGCGGGGCTTTGCGCTTTCTTCGAGGATCTTCTCGATTTGGTCTGGGGTGGCGTTGGGCAGTTTCTGCTTGACCAAGGCAGCGACAGCGGACACTGCTGGGGAGGAGAAAGACGTGCCCGCGTTCTGCTCGTACTCCCCCGGGACGGTGGCGAATACGCCGGATCCGCGGGCGGTGAGGTCGACGACTCCCAGGCCGGAGCTGGAAGAAACAGCGACGGTGCCGTCTTCATCGAGTTCGCCGACACCAAGGACGCCAGGAACCTCAGCAAGGAGTGCTTTCAGGCGCGAGGACAGCGGCGGCAGGTTGCGCTCGGCGTTCGACGGCGGAATGTGGGGCTTGTCGGAGAGGTCTTCGCCGGAGTTTCCGGTGGCGGCGATGTTGAGCACTCCGTGCTTGCGGGACCAGTCGTATGCCTTGTTCACTGCGGTGATGGCGGGGCCTTGGTCTGGGTCTTTGGGGTCCCAGAGGGCGCGGCGGGTGGCTTTAACGTTGTCCAAGCCGTAGGAGTGGTTAACGATGGGCAGTTTGTATTTGACTGCTTGCATCGCGGCACAGATGGAGGCTTCGGGGTAGATGTTGCCGTTGTCGGAGACGACGCGCATGGCAACTACCTGGGCTTTAGGGGCAATGCCGACCATGCCAGCACCGTCTCGCACGGCGGTCATGATGGAGGAAACCATCGTGCCGTGGGTGTCTCCCTTGGCGCTGGGGCGCCAGAGGTCGTTGCCGCCTTGCCACACACCTGCTGCGGTGCACGAGCCGGAGCGGGTTTTGTCGATGCGTCCGGCGAGTTCGTTGTGCTCGTCGTAGACACCGTCGTCGGCGACGCCAATGGTCACGCCGGAGCCGTCAGCTCCCTTAGGCAGGGAGGTTGCTCCAACGAACTGGGTGAGTTCGCCAGGCTTTTCAGCTTTCTTGGGTGGCGCGACTTTTTTGCGGGGCTGGCGTGGTTTTTCCTTCTGGACCGCGCCTGCTGCACCGACGGACTGGATGCCGGGCACCTTGCGGATCTGCTGGACGATGCTCTTGACCTTGGCTTCGGGGGCAACACCGACGGTTACACCGATTTCTGGCCAGGAGGTGGCGTAGGTTGCGCCAGCTTTCTTGATGGCTTCGGTGGCGGTTTTAGTGCCTTTTTCGCCGGGTTCGGTGTTGATGATGAAGCTGTGGCCAGCCGGGATTTTGCCAGCGGTTTTCGTGGTGTGCGCGGCTGGCGGAGCTTCTGGCTGGGAGGCAGCTCCGGCCGTGGGTGCGAATGCCAGGGGTGAGATAAGAGCAACAGCGGAGGCGATCACTAAGGATCTGCGGATCATCTTCATGAGGAAAACTCCTGTGGGAGAGTGCGAATAGCTATATGTTCGCCCACATTGCTCACACTATGTTCACAGTGGACTCACACTCGTGGGTCACACCGGTTTTTTTGCTGCGTACAGCATTTGGCGCTGCGAGTTTTCTGCTCGCAGCGCCAAATTCGTTACTGCTCGATTGCGCGGTCTTCGACGATTTCGGCATCGACGACGTCGTCTTCGGCAGTGGGATTGGTTGGTGTGGTTTCGCGGGGTTGTGGCAGGAGCACTAGTCCGTTGAATTCATTGTTGGGGTCGCTGTCTACCAGGACACATTGTCCGTCTCGTACCTCACCGGCGAGGATGAGCCGTGCTAGTGGGTCTCCGATTTCTTTTTGCACTAGGCGTTTCAGCGGCCGGGCTCCGAAGGCTGGGTCATAGCCGGTGAGTGCGAGCCATTCACGTGCGGCGTCGCTGACTTCGAGGATGATGCGGCGGTCTTTCAGGCGTGCGGCCAGGGAGTTGACTTGCAGGTCGACGATGTTGCCGAGCTCTTCGGTGTTGAGGGGTTCGAAGATCACGACTTCATCGAGCCTGTTGACGAACTCGGGTTTGAAGGCTGCTCTAACGGCCCCCATGACGGCGTCGTGTTTGGCGTCGTCGGTCAGGGCGTCTTCGAGGAGGTATTGGCTGCCCAGGTTTGAGGTCATGACGAGGATGGCGTTGCGGAAGTCGACGGTGCGTCCTTGTCCGTCGGTGAGGCGTCCGTCGTCGAGGACTTGCAGGAGGATGTCGAATGTTTCGGGGTGGGCTTTTTCGACTTCGTCCAGGAGGATGACGCAGTAGGGGCGGCGGCGGACGGCTTCGGTGAGTTGTCCGCCTTCTTCGTAGCCGACATAGCCAGGGGGTGCTCCGATGAGTCGGGCTACTGCGTGGCGCTCGGAGTATTCCGACATGTCGATGCGGACCATTGCGTGTTCGTCATCAAAGAGGAAGTCGGCCAGAGATTTGGCGAGTTCGGTTTTGCCTACGCCGGTGGGGCCTAGGAAGAGGAAGGACCCGGTGGGGCGGTCGGGGTCGGCGATGCCGGCGCGGCTGCGGCGTACGGCGTCACTGACGGCGGCGACGGCTTTGTGTTGGCCGATGAGTCGTTGACCGATGTGGTCTTCCATGTGGAGGAGTTTTTCTGTTTCTCCTTGCAGGAGGCGTCCTGTTGGGATGCCGGTCCAGGCGGCGATGACTTCGGCGATGTCGTCGTAGGTGACTTCTTCTTTGAGCATGGGCTCAGGTGTTTCG
This region of Dermatophilus congolensis genomic DNA includes:
- a CDS encoding S8 family peptidase, with product MKMIRRSLVIASAVALISPLAFAPTAGAASQPEAPPAAHTTKTAGKIPAGHSFIINTEPGEKGTKTATEAIKKAGATYATSWPEIGVTVGVAPEAKVKSIVQQIRKVPGIQSVGAAGAVQKEKPRQPRKKVAPPKKAEKPGELTQFVGATSLPKGADGSGVTIGVADDGVYDEHNELAGRIDKTRSGSCTAAGVWQGGNDLWRPSAKGDTHGTMVSSIMTAVRDGAGMVGIAPKAQVVAMRVVSDNGNIYPEASICAAMQAVKYKLPIVNHSYGLDNVKATRRALWDPKDPDQGPAITAVNKAYDWSRKHGVLNIAATGNSGEDLSDKPHIPPSNAERNLPPLSSRLKALLAEVPGVLGVGELDEDGTVAVSSSSGLGVVDLTARGSGVFATVPGEYEQNAGTSFSSPAVSAVAALVKQKLPNATPDQIEKILEESAKPRTCAKSGKISTEQPCRAKGKLTNYFGHGEVNAPAALKAADKLR